The region GCATACCAATTCCGTCAAAAGGCTGCGCGCTTACCACGATGTGAACACCCAGACAGGACAATTCACCATGATCCCTCTTCCAACATGTGGTCCACAAAGCCAAACATTGGCCCCTTGATGACTCGGCGCTCCTTTCCAACTTGCCGAAATCACCTCCAAACACCCTTCTCCCTATCCAACCATGCCTCCTAAACCTTGGCCCGGCTGGTaaacctgctcctcctctccttgtGCATCCACCAGTAGGTCAGGTTGGCGATGAAGCTGACGAGCCAGAGGATGGCGTTGGCAAGGACGACCCAGACGGCGCTCCGCATGCGCACAATGTCGTGGTTGCCCTCTGGGTTCTCATTGATGTACATTTTGCCAAAGATGCCAAAGAGGACGATCCAGAGGATGAAGAGCACGAGGTTCCAGACCCAGATGGCGGCGAAGCGGAGGATGTAGGGGATGCAGTAGAGGAGGGCTGTCAGGGCGGAGAGGCCGCCTACTACTTCTGCGTAGATCTGGTATGTACTGTCAGGTTGCGAGTGGATGGGGCGGAAAAAGGGGAAGATATGCATACCCATTTGGAATCACCGCTCACGTTCGCCTTACGGGCGCGGTCCAGTTCGACGCCATAGAGAGCGCAGACGGCAATGGCGAGGACAAACTGGCAGAAGTGGAGGATTGTGAAGAGCAGATAGCTCAGCGTGAAATTCCCAATCGCCATTTTGTCGTATCAGCCACTTGTATGACGTGTGGTTTTGGTTCGTGGCGAGAAAATAGAGTTGCAAAGACGAGCGGACGGTCTGCACGTTTTATTCCAAGTGTTCCGCCTGCGTGATCAGGCGACGGCGTGAGAGGAGGTCGGGGTCACAAcagcaagaaaaaaacacaacAAGAAGAGATCTTTTTGCCAAGACGAGCCGGCGCGACGATAGTTCGCGAGCAGGCAAGTGGCTGCTTTGATCGGCGGGGACAactggaggagatggtggatcCCCTGTGGTCCAGAAAAATACCCAACAAAGGATTGCGAAGAGGTTGAAGCCAAGCAGAGAGAATGCAGTTGGGGTCGTGGTCTGGGCCGGTGGAAGAAGTGTTCAAAAAAGCCCTCCGAAATGGGCTGTTGAAACATGGGATGAACGTGACCGCTCCCGACATTTGCGCCAATGACGTAGCTCGGCAGCGATGCTGTCACTGACAAGGGCGGCACTTGCATATGGGCAAGGGTTCATCTGGTGAGCTTAAGCGGTGCGCACGGA is a window of Podospora pseudopauciseta strain CBS 411.78 chromosome 1, whole genome shotgun sequence DNA encoding:
- a CDS encoding hypothetical protein (EggNog:ENOG503P4UC), giving the protein MAIGNFTLSYLLFTILHFCQFVLAIAVCALYGVELDRARKANVSGDSKWIYAEVVGGLSALTALLYCIPYILRFAAIWVWNLVLFILWIVLFGIFGKMYINENPEGNHDIVRMRSAVWVVLANAILWLVSFIANLTYWWMHKERRSRFTSRAKV